A section of the Candidatus Neomarinimicrobiota bacterium genome encodes:
- a CDS encoding TlpA disulfide reductase family protein — translation MDLKKIGVAVFVIVVLLVAGIVATGNGSGGEGETVLAEAAFPRIGSSKVKAPDFDLEKVDGEVVSLSDYKGKVIILNFWATWCMPCRQEIPSLIRLQEKYQHDVVVLGISMDTNGADVVPDFVDKFSINYPILYGDSQVANQYGGVTGIPTTFIIDRDFHVKQRYIGFRPHYVIENDIAKLL, via the coding sequence ATGGACTTAAAGAAAATAGGGGTGGCTGTGTTCGTGATTGTCGTTTTGCTGGTGGCCGGGATTGTGGCGACAGGAAACGGAAGTGGCGGAGAGGGTGAAACGGTCTTGGCCGAGGCGGCTTTCCCTAGGATCGGCTCCAGCAAGGTTAAGGCCCCCGACTTCGATCTGGAAAAGGTTGATGGAGAAGTCGTTTCTCTGTCTGACTACAAGGGGAAAGTCATTATTCTTAACTTTTGGGCCACGTGGTGCATGCCTTGCAGGCAAGAGATTCCCTCATTAATAAGGTTGCAGGAAAAGTATCAGCATGATGTTGTTGTTCTGGGAATCTCCATGGACACAAACGGCGCTGATGTTGTGCCTGATTTTGTCGATAAGTTCAGTATCAACTATCCGATACTTTACGGCGACAGCCAAGTGGCAAATCAGTACGGTGGGGTGACAGGAATTCCTACGACATTTATCATAGATAGAGACTTTCATGTCAAACAGAGATATATTGGATTCAGACCGCACTACGTAATTGAAAACGATATCGCAAAACTTCTATAA